The following is a genomic window from Candidatus Bathyarchaeota archaeon.
GAATTTAACAACTATAGATGGGGCAGAGAAGTAGACAGAAACATTCCAAGGCTTCTTCGAGACGTCACTGAGGCAATCCGATCAGGGGTAACGCTTCCAAGAGCCCTTGAGGAAGCCTCCCAAAGAGACTATGGACCTCTCTCAAAAGAACTTGAACACGCCATTTCCAGGTTCATCTTAGGAACAAGCTGGGAAGATTCCCTCATGTCGCTTGCTCAACGCCTTGGACGCCCAATCGCCATAAGATTTTCCACCATACTCATTGAGGCACATCAGACAGGAGGCAAAATGATCGAGGTCCTCGATGCAAGCGTCGACCTCTTCTCAAGCCTCGACGAGTACAAGGAAGAGCAATACAGCAACATGAAACCCTACACCATGACAATCTACATGTCTGCAATCATATTCATGATAATCGCCTACGTCGTATTGCACCAATTTCTAGCTCCACTATACGAAACATCAACCAGCGCAGCCACCGCAGCAGTGAAGGAATCTGGACTGCTAGAAGGAATTCTCGACATCAACTATTATACTTCAATCCTCTTCTGGGCCTCAATCGTCGAATCAATCTTCGGTGGTCTTATAGCAGGGAAAATCGGAGACAGAACCCTCTCTGCTGGTCTACGTCACTCAGTCATCCTCATCATCGCCACACTTGCCTTCTTCAACACACCAAGCTTTTAGGGAGACTTGAAAATGGAACAAACACAAAAAACGATGCAAAAAAATGTTCAAAACGAAAACCACGAGCAGGAACTATTAGGCAAGCTGATTAAACGAGGAGTCTTGGAGCTCAAACCGCGTCTAAGCGATGTGGGAGTCCACTATATCGAGGCTGAAGAAACCTTGCAGACTGAGGATCCAGCTCAGGTTAAAGGCATACTCAAAAACTTGGAGAGAAAAGGAGCTCTCGTAGCCCAATTCGTAGACCGAGTCCTAACGTGTCCAGACTGTGGTTCACCAGAGGTCTTCTCAAAATACGCCTGTCCAAAATGCAATTCCATCAACGTAGAGTACACAGAACTCCTTGAACACATGAAATGCGGATACATGGGCTCAAAAGACAAATTCACTAAAGCTTCATCTCTAATCTGTCCAGAATGCCAAACCGAACTCGTAGATGACGCCCTACAATACCGCAGGATAGGAAACTGCTACCAATGCGAAAAATGCGGACACCGCTTCGACACACCAGAAGTCATCCACTTCTGTCAACAATGCAAAAGAAACTTCACACATCGAGAAGCAAAATATATCAAAATATACGCATACAAGATAGCTGAAGAAACAGTAAACAAATTCTCGAAAGACCTACCACTCTACGAAAGCGTAGAAGAAATCCTCCGCGAAAAAGGGTATGACATCCAATTTCACAGTCAGATAACAGGGACATCCGGAGTACAGCATCCCTTCGACATCGTAGCGAAAAAACAAGACGTTCTCTTGGTCGCCGACGTATCCCTCACCGGAGACAAAAACGACGCCGTCTCCCTCCTTGGAAAGAAGATGGACATAAACCCCACAGAGTGCCTCTTAATCGACCTGTCCGACCGTGAAGAGCTCCTTTCTCTAGGCAAAGTATACGGCATAACAATCCTAAAAGGCGGAAACGAAAAACAACTCAAAAGAAAACTACGTGATTTTCTTGCCATCCTCGATTCGCCCACGCAAACTAGTTAGAGTTCTTTATTGTACTAGTAACAGGGATCTAGGTTTCGTTAAGAACGCCCACTTCATGTTTCTCCAACAGACAATCGGTTGCATAATAAGAGAATCGCTCCACCTAATGTCTACTTGCAGCAAATCTTGAGTTTGTCCTAGCCGCTTTGCATAAGCGTTGCAGGAGACTTTCTTCTGAATTTAACATCAAGAACGCGTTGCTTTTCGATTTGGTGAGTATTGATTATAACCAAAAGCTTAAGGGGAATTTCATTGCACTGGATCATGGCAAAGTAGAATGGCGCGCGCGCATTGAATCATCCACAGAAAAGAGGAACCCCACGCCGGTTTAAACTAAGTAGCACCTTAATGGCAAGGCTTAGCAAGCTGCCTCCAAGGTCACGCAAAATCTTCGGAATCAAATGGAAAAACGCCATTGGCATCAACTTCAGACGCAACGCAAAAGAATCGCTGACAAACTGCAGAACCCCAGAATACTACGCCTAACGTTCCACACGTTCAGACATTGGAAAGTAACAACAGAATACCACAAAACCAAAGACATACTCCGTCAAACAGCTGCTAGGACACAAGAACATCAACAACACCCTGGTCTACATTCAGCTAGTCACCTTCGAATCTGACGAATACCATGCCAGAACTGGCAAAACCGTAAGAGAAGCATGTGAACTTGCAGAAGCTGGCTTTGAATACTTCACAACCATGGAAGACGTTTAGATCTTCCGAAAACGCAAATAAGAGTATAGCTTAAACAGACAAAAACACAGGTTATATATTCGTTTAAACTATACTCTCTGCTCTCCCGAAAATCCATATTTCACCTATTTGGAGGAAACTCATTGACTGGAAAACCATTAGTTTCCATAGTTTCTGCTGGTCTTTCAAAATTTGGAAAGCGAAAAGGACTATACGGCAGAGAACTTTTCGTCGAAGCCGCAAGCGAAGCGTTCGAGAGATGCCCTAACCTAGACCCCAAAAAAGACATCAAAGCAGCGTTCATAGGCATGATGGGCGAATCTTTTGAACACCAAGGTCACACAGCACCAACTGTCATAGACTGGGTAGGATTACTACCCATGCAAGCAGTAAGAACCGAAGGAGCATGCGGCTCTTCAGGCGTGGCCATACGTTGCGGAATCTTTGCGGTTCTCTCAGGTCTCGCAGATGTTGTGATGGTTGGAGGCGTTGAGAAAATGACCCACAGAGCCACCGCAGACGTCACAGAATACCTAGCCATGGCATGTGATTTCCCCTTTGAACAGTGGAATGGCTTAACCTTCCCCGGACTCTTCGCCATGGTAGCTACATCTCACATGCACAAGTATGGTACAACCGAAGAGCAAATGGCTCTAGTGGCAGTGAAGAATCACCATCACGGCGCTATGAACCCAAAAGCCCACATGCAAAAAGAGATAACGTTGGAGAAAGCTATGTCTTCGCGTGTTATTGCGTGGCCCCTTAAGCTTTATGATTGCTCGTTAATAACTGACGGTGCGAGCTGTCTAATTCTAACCAAGCCAGAACTTGCCAAAAAATTCACGGACGCACCTGTCCACATAATTGGCTCAGGACAAGCGAGCGACACTATTGGACTGTACGAAAGGAAAGAATTTACAACTCTGAGAGTTGGCAAGCTTGCAGGAGAAGAAGCCTACAAGATGGCTGGCGTCGCTCCTTCTGACATAGATGTTGCAGAAGTACATGACTGCTTTACAATCGCAGAAATTGTGGCTTATGAAGACCTCGGCTTCTGTAAACCAGGAGAAGGCGGCCCCTTCATAGAGGAAGGACATAGTCAAATCGGTGGTAAAGTAGCCGTATGCACAAGCGGTGGATTGAAATCAAAAGGACATCCCGTAGGGGCAACCGGCGCAGCTCAAGCGTATGAGATATATTTACAATTAACTGGACAGGCAGGAAAAAGACAAGTTAAGGGCGCTGAGATAGGTTTAACCCACAACGTTGGAGGCTTAGGCGCAACAGGCGTTGTAAACATTTACAGGAGGGGTTAAAAATGACAGAGAAACCAGAACTTTTCACCATCGAAAGCTTCTACAAATTTGTGAAGGAAGGAAAACTTATGGGCGCCAAATGCAACAAATGTGGAGCACTGCTGGTACCTCCAAAGCCAATGTGCCCAAAATGCTTCTCCAAAGACTTGAAATGGAAAGAACTCCAAAAACAAGGAAAACTGCGAACCTACACCGTGATTCATATCGCGCCCAAAGAATTCCAGCAATCAACGCCCTACGCAGTTGGGATAGTTAAACTAGAAGATGATGCGCAACTGCCAGGAATGATAAAAAGTATAGCCTTAGATAAGATTAAAGTGGGCATGGATTTACGCGTTGGCTTTGAGAAAGAACCAGTATCCGAGGAGTGGCCACAATGGCCAAGATACTACTTTAAACCCTTGACATGATTTTTAAAACCTAGGCTCTTTCACTTTCTCTTTCGGTAGATTGCAACGTTTCCTCTGTCGTCAAAGCGTACAAATTCAAAACCAGCTTGGATAAGTTTGTCCTCTTCATCTAAGGTTTCCGCGTGCGCTACGTGCCACTCGTCGCTTTCAAAGTTAATTAGCTGTGTGTAGATGATGGTGTTTTCAATGCTACGATGTCAAGCTTTTTCTGCACAAATAATATGTCTTTGGTTTTATGGCATTCTATTGTTGTTTTCCAGTGGCAGAAAGTGTGAAAGGATATTCTCAGTAGCCTAGAGTTCTGGAGTTTGGCTGCTACCTTGACCCAGTTGGCCTAGTTGAACCATGTTAAGGTTTACCTCTTTTAGCAGAAACGAGTGCGCGTAACTAAAGCTCACGCAAAACAATCCTTTTAGCTCGCTCAAAATAGCCAGCCTCTCTCAGCTCAGATCGTTCTGGACGTAACCCACGAAGGCAAGCTTCAGGATGCTCCCACATATAAAGCTCTTCGGCCTTACGCCAAATCTGCTCACGAACAGCAGGCCAAAACGAACCCCTTACTTTCCGTGGCAAAGCCATTCCCACTCTACTCTTCTGAAACCTTGACCTTCTCAACCTTCTTTAGCCATGCATGCAGGTCTTCCGTCTCTATAACCCTCAAATTCACAACCTTACCCTCAAGCAATTCCTATCACCACACAAATTGTCAATCTATTGTTCGTTAATTACGTCTTCTGCTTCAGTTTTTATGATTTGTGGAAAAAAACTCCAGAGAAATCAATTAAAGCTGTAATTCATCTAACTGAAAATCATGAGATTATGTTCATCGTAACTTATTTTTATAATGTTCTCAAGAACAAGGTCAGACAGTTTCTTGACATAAAGAGAAGAGCAAAGAAGGTCTACTTCAGACATGGTTGTATGGATTATGAAATCTTCAGGAGTGATAACGATAGTGCTTGGAGATTAATAGATTCAGAAGCAAAGAACACTATGGTTAAAGAACACATTTTAGAACCTTAGTTTTGTGAGACGAAGTGTATTCAAGAGTGTTAGCATGGTTAGGCCGTCGTCTCCTAGGGCTACTGTGAACCAGAGAGGAGTGAATCCCATTAGTCCAAGTGCGCCGAGAACTAGTTTTACTCCAAGGGAGACCGCTATGTTTTGTTTGGCGATTCTTACTGTCATTTTGCTTAGCTTGTGTAATGTGGGAATTTGAGCTAGTTCGTCTTTGACTAAGATTATGTCCGCTGACTCCAAGGCGACATCTACTTTTCCTCCGCCCATAGCAATGCCTACATCTGAGGCTGCCAACGCGGGTGCATCATTGACACCATCTCCCACCATTGCTACTAGACCATGTTTTTCTCTTGTCTTGGCTATAATTTTCAACTTGTCTTCTGGAAATAGCTTAGCGTAAACTTCAGCAATTCCTATACGTTCAGCGGTTTCTTGAGCTATCTCAGCCTTGTCTCCAGTTAATATCGCTATATGTAATCCTGCTTCTTTTAGAGCCTTTACAGCTCGAACAGCGTCTTCACGGACATCGTCAATTATACATATTAAGGAAGTTGCTGTTTCGTCTAAAGAGACACAGACTGCAGAATGCTTCTCGTTCTCATAGGCTTCACTAATGGACTCACAATCACTGCCATAT
Proteins encoded in this region:
- a CDS encoding type II secretion system F family protein; this encodes GLYTPQEPYLIPLSQKVNNTMTFGLLIAFTFPAIVEFNNYRWGREVDRNIPRLLRDVTEAIRSGVTLPRALEEASQRDYGPLSKELEHAISRFILGTSWEDSLMSLAQRLGRPIAIRFSTILIEAHQTGGKMIEVLDASVDLFSSLDEYKEEQYSNMKPYTMTIYMSAIIFMIIAYVVLHQFLAPLYETSTSAATAAVKESGLLEGILDINYYTSILFWASIVESIFGGLIAGKIGDRTLSAGLRHSVILIIATLAFFNTPSF
- a CDS encoding thiolase domain-containing protein, encoding MTGKPLVSIVSAGLSKFGKRKGLYGRELFVEAASEAFERCPNLDPKKDIKAAFIGMMGESFEHQGHTAPTVIDWVGLLPMQAVRTEGACGSSGVAIRCGIFAVLSGLADVVMVGGVEKMTHRATADVTEYLAMACDFPFEQWNGLTFPGLFAMVATSHMHKYGTTEEQMALVAVKNHHHGAMNPKAHMQKEITLEKAMSSRVIAWPLKLYDCSLITDGASCLILTKPELAKKFTDAPVHIIGSGQASDTIGLYERKEFTTLRVGKLAGEEAYKMAGVAPSDIDVAEVHDCFTIAEIVAYEDLGFCKPGEGGPFIEEGHSQIGGKVAVCTSGGLKSKGHPVGATGAAQAYEIYLQLTGQAGKRQVKGAEIGLTHNVGGLGATGVVNIYRRG
- a CDS encoding Zn-ribbon domain-containing OB-fold protein, whose amino-acid sequence is MTEKPELFTIESFYKFVKEGKLMGAKCNKCGALLVPPKPMCPKCFSKDLKWKELQKQGKLRTYTVIHIAPKEFQQSTPYAVGIVKLEDDAQLPGMIKSIALDKIKVGMDLRVGFEKEPVSEEWPQWPRYYFKPLT